From Vicugna pacos chromosome 6, VicPac4, whole genome shotgun sequence, a single genomic window includes:
- the SLC39A2 gene encoding zinc transporter ZIP2 produces the protein MEPLLGVKIGCLFATLVLTLICGLIPICFKWFQTDAATGRHRWILSLLGCTSAGIFLGAGLMHMTAEALEGIEAEIQKLVTQNRTKSEGNSSDVADSTHIKYPYGELIISLGFFLVFLLESLALQCCPGAAGGSTVQEQQWGGAHGLELHSHGPLPLPSRGPLRAFILLLSLYFHSVFEGLAVGLQSTVAATVQLCLAVLAHKGLVVFSVGLRLVQRHTGSRWTMLSIVSLALMFPLGLALGLAVAEEDSEAGQGLAQAVLEGVAAGTFLYVTFLEILPQELASPEAPLAKWGCVAAGFAFMAVIALWA, from the exons ATGGAGCCACTGCTAGGAGTGAAAATTGGCTGCCTGTTCGCCACGCTGGTTCTCACTCTGATCTGTGGCCTCATTCCCATCTGCTTCAAATGGTTCCAGACTGATGCAGCCACAG GTCGACACCGCTGGATCCTCAGCCTCCTGGGCTGCACTTCTGCTGGCATTTTCCTGGGAGCGGGGCTCATGCACATGACGGCTGAAGCCTTGGAAGGAATTGAAGCAGAGATCCAGAAGTTGGTGACACAG AACAGGACAAAAAGTGAGGGAAATTCTTCTGATGTTGCTGATTCAACTCAT ATCAAGTATCCCTATGGAGAGCTCATCATCTCCCTGGGCTTCTTCCTTGTCTTCCTTCTGGAGTCACTGGCATTGCAGTGCTGTCCTGGGGCTGCTGGAGGATCAACAGTGCAGGAGCAGCAGTGGGGTGGAGCTCACGGCCTTGAACTCCACAGCCATGGACCTCTACCTCTACCCTCCCGGGGTCCCCTGCGAGCCTTCATCCTCTTGCTCTCACTCTACTTTCACTCCGTGTTTGAAGGTCTAGCTGTGGGGCTGCAGTCCACAGTGGCAGCCACCGTGCAGCTCTGTCTTGCCGTCCTGGCTCACAAGGGGCTTGTAGTGTTCAGTGTAGGACTGCGGCTGGTGCAGAGACACACTGGATCACGTTGGACCATGCTTTCCATAGTGTCCTTAGCTCTCATGTTCCCCCTGGGCCTAGCCCTAGGGCTGGCTGTGGCTGAAGAAGACTCTGAGGCGGGGCAAGGCTTGGCCCAGGCTGTGTTAGAAGGTGTGGCGGCTGGCACCTTCCTGTATGTCACCTTCCTAGAAATTCTGCCCCAGGAGCTAGCAAGTCCTGAGGCCCCTCTGGCCAAGTGGGGCTGTGTAGCTGCTGGTTTTGCCTTCATGGCTGTTATTGCCTTGTGGGCCTGA
- the METTL17 gene encoding ribosome assembly protein METTL17, mitochondrial isoform X2 yields MFAAAIETEGHRCLHFRFRLTSGAMATARGLGCLLTLGRWRRGLGVAPQSRAFVAVVPGVSQVDNKSDFLKKRCHRRHPGILQLSCVRLPQALADAAKLLLLESSMPITEKQVQALTNYLWSRHLPVEPEELQRRAVYLEKKYLENADSSKMEEKLREAVLRALRKTTYHWQELSYNEGLSLLYMAARLDGGFAAVSRAFHEIQARLPEFQPKTLMDFGSGTGSVTWAAHSTWGQSLREYMCVDSSAAMLELAEKLLKGGSESGVPSVPGVFFRQFLPVSPKVQFDVVVSAFSLSELPSKADRADVVQTLWRKTSHFLILVENGTKAGHSLLMDARDLVLNGKEKSPLDPRPGFVFAPNKKPREEKFSMVILARGSPEEATRWPRITQPVLKRPRHVHCHLCCPDGQRQHAVITARRHGRDLYRCARVSSWGDLLPVITPSEPPPSPAQDPPES; encoded by the exons ATGTTCGCCGCGGCGATTGAGACTGAGGGTCACCGGTGCCTGCATTTCCGTTTCCGGCTCACCTCTGGCGCCATGGCGACGGCGAGAGGACTGGGATGTCTGCTGACATTAGGCAGATGGCGCCGCGGCCTTGGAGTAGCTCCCCAGTCCCGA GCGTTTGTTGCTGTCGTGCCCGGCGTATCCCAGGTGGACAACAAATCCGATTTCCTGAAGAAAAGGTGCCATCGCCGACACCCCGGCATCCTGCAGCTGTCATGCGTGCGGCTGCCGCAAGCATTGGCTGACGCCGCAAAGTTACTGTTGCTGG AGAGCTCGATGCCCATTACGGAGAAGCAGGTGCAAGCACTGACCAATTATCTCTGGAGCCGGCATTTACCTGTAGAGCCAGAGGAGTTGCAAAGACGGGCTGTATATCTTGAGAAAAAATACCTGGAAAACGCAG ACTCATCTAAAATGGAGGAGAAACTTCGCGAAGCAGTACTGCGTGCTTTGCGCAAAACCACCTATCATTGGCAAGAACTGAG CTACAATGAGGGACTGAGCCTGCTGTATATGGCAGCAAGACTGGATGGTGGCTTTGCAGCAGTCTCCAGAGCATTCCATGAG ATCCAAGCTCGACTTCCAGAGTTCCAGCCAAAAACCTTGATGGACTTTGGCTCAGGTACTGGTTCTGTCACTTG GGCTGCTCACAGTACTTGGGGCCAGAGCCTACGTGAATATATGTGCGTGGACAGCTCAGCTGCCATGTTGGAATTGGCAGAAAAGCTACTGAAAG GTGGTTCAGAATCTGGGGTGCCTTCTGTTCCAGGTGTCTTCTTCAGACAGTTTCTACCTGTATCACCAAAG GTGCAATTTGATGTGGTGGTGTCAGCCTTTTCTCTAAGTGAACTGCCCAGCAAGGCCGACCGCGCTGATGTAGTCCAAACCTTGTGGCGCAAGACAAGTCATTTCCTG ATATTGGTGGAGAATGGAACGAAAGCTGGGCACTCCCTTCTCATGGACGCCAGGGACCTGGTCCTTAAT gGAAAAGAGAAGTCACCTTTGGACCCTCGACCTGGTTTTGTCTTTGCCCCG AACAAGAAGCCAAGGGAGGAGAAGTTCTCGATGGTGATCCTTGCCCGAGGGTCTCCGGAGGAGGCTACCCGCTGGCCCCGTATCACCCAGCCTGTCCTTAAGCGGCCACGCCACGTGCATTGTCACCTGTGCTGCCCAGATGGACAGAGGCAGCATGCTGTGATCACGGCCCGCCGGCATGGCAG GGATTTGTATCGCTGTGCCCGTGTCAGCTCCTGGGGAGATCTTTTACCTGTGATCACACCGTCTGAGCCTCCTCCATCCCCTGCTCAGGATCCCCCTGAGAGTTGA
- the METTL17 gene encoding ribosome assembly protein METTL17, mitochondrial isoform X1, giving the protein MFAAAIETEGHRCLHFRFRLTSGAMATARGLGCLLTLGRWRRGLGVAPQSRAFVAVVPGVSQVDNKSDFLKKRCHRRHPGILQLSCVRLPQALADAAKLLLLESSMPITEKQVQALTNYLWSRHLPVEPEELQRRAVYLEKKYLENADSSKMEEKLREAVLRALRKTTYHWQELSYNEGLSLLYMAARLDGGFAAVSRAFHEIQARLPEFQPKTLMDFGSGTGSVTWAAHSTWGQSLREYMCVDSSAAMLELAEKLLKGGSESGVPSVPGVFFRQFLPVSPKVQFDVVVSAFSLSELPSKADRADVVQTLWRKTSHFLILVENGTKAGHSLLMDARDLVLNGKEKSPLDPRPGFVFAPCPHELPCPQLTASKPLACSFSQAYHPIPFSWNKKPREEKFSMVILARGSPEEATRWPRITQPVLKRPRHVHCHLCCPDGQRQHAVITARRHGRDLYRCARVSSWGDLLPVITPSEPPPSPAQDPPES; this is encoded by the exons ATGTTCGCCGCGGCGATTGAGACTGAGGGTCACCGGTGCCTGCATTTCCGTTTCCGGCTCACCTCTGGCGCCATGGCGACGGCGAGAGGACTGGGATGTCTGCTGACATTAGGCAGATGGCGCCGCGGCCTTGGAGTAGCTCCCCAGTCCCGA GCGTTTGTTGCTGTCGTGCCCGGCGTATCCCAGGTGGACAACAAATCCGATTTCCTGAAGAAAAGGTGCCATCGCCGACACCCCGGCATCCTGCAGCTGTCATGCGTGCGGCTGCCGCAAGCATTGGCTGACGCCGCAAAGTTACTGTTGCTGG AGAGCTCGATGCCCATTACGGAGAAGCAGGTGCAAGCACTGACCAATTATCTCTGGAGCCGGCATTTACCTGTAGAGCCAGAGGAGTTGCAAAGACGGGCTGTATATCTTGAGAAAAAATACCTGGAAAACGCAG ACTCATCTAAAATGGAGGAGAAACTTCGCGAAGCAGTACTGCGTGCTTTGCGCAAAACCACCTATCATTGGCAAGAACTGAG CTACAATGAGGGACTGAGCCTGCTGTATATGGCAGCAAGACTGGATGGTGGCTTTGCAGCAGTCTCCAGAGCATTCCATGAG ATCCAAGCTCGACTTCCAGAGTTCCAGCCAAAAACCTTGATGGACTTTGGCTCAGGTACTGGTTCTGTCACTTG GGCTGCTCACAGTACTTGGGGCCAGAGCCTACGTGAATATATGTGCGTGGACAGCTCAGCTGCCATGTTGGAATTGGCAGAAAAGCTACTGAAAG GTGGTTCAGAATCTGGGGTGCCTTCTGTTCCAGGTGTCTTCTTCAGACAGTTTCTACCTGTATCACCAAAG GTGCAATTTGATGTGGTGGTGTCAGCCTTTTCTCTAAGTGAACTGCCCAGCAAGGCCGACCGCGCTGATGTAGTCCAAACCTTGTGGCGCAAGACAAGTCATTTCCTG ATATTGGTGGAGAATGGAACGAAAGCTGGGCACTCCCTTCTCATGGACGCCAGGGACCTGGTCCTTAAT gGAAAAGAGAAGTCACCTTTGGACCCTCGACCTGGTTTTGTCTTTGCCCCG TGTCCCCATGAacttccctgtccccagttgACAGCCTCTAAGCCTCTGGCCTGTAGCTTTTCCCAGGCTTACCATCCCATCCCCTTCAGCTGG AACAAGAAGCCAAGGGAGGAGAAGTTCTCGATGGTGATCCTTGCCCGAGGGTCTCCGGAGGAGGCTACCCGCTGGCCCCGTATCACCCAGCCTGTCCTTAAGCGGCCACGCCACGTGCATTGTCACCTGTGCTGCCCAGATGGACAGAGGCAGCATGCTGTGATCACGGCCCGCCGGCATGGCAG GGATTTGTATCGCTGTGCCCGTGTCAGCTCCTGGGGAGATCTTTTACCTGTGATCACACCGTCTGAGCCTCCTCCATCCCCTGCTCAGGATCCCCCTGAGAGTTGA